ACAAGCAATCCGCAGGTGATCATTATTGCGGACACGATCTCCCTGTACCCTAAGGAATTTTATGACAACGGGTTGAAGCTGGTCACGGCCAGCACGATTCGCAATCATTCGGGCGCGCTTAGTCCTCGAATTAAGTCGCTGAATTACTTGAACAACATTATGGCGAAGATCGAAGGTGCCGACGCAGGCACCGTCGAGGCTTTAATGCTGAACCACAAGGGCGAAGTGGCCGAATGCACGGGCGACAATATTTTCATTGTCAAAGGCGGTGTTTTGAAGACGCCTCCGCCGGACGCCGGTATCTTGGAAGGTCTCACTCGAAATGCTGTGATGAAACTCGCTCGAGACGCTGGTATTGAGGTTCGCGAAGCCCCAATGGTGCGTCACGACATCTTCATTGCCGATGAATGTTTTCTGACTGGCACGGCTGCCGAAGTGATTGCCGTGGTGAGCCTGGACGGTCGCACCATCGGATCCGGAAAACCTGGCCCGGTCACCGCTAAGTTGCTGGATCTGTTTCGCCAGCGGACTCGCGCCTAGCCCTCCCTGTTCTGCGCCTTCTATTACGAGGCCCCCATGCCCCGCAACCGCGACCTGTTTAACGATTCGACGATGACGTTTGGCGAACACCTTGAGGTGTTGCGCGTGCATGTCTGGCGAGCGTTGATTGGTCTGGTAATTGGCGTTGTCGCAGCCCTCTTTTTGGGCGACAAGGTCATTGGCATTCTTAGTCAACCAATCGACGAAGCTCTGCGCCGCAATAACCAGCCCGAAGCCACAGACGATATCGGCGGCATGGACTTCAGCGGCTTTATCAAACAGATGTTCTCGGACGAAGAAAAGAAGCCGGATAAGCCACCGGTCATGGAGGAAGTGCCGGGCGACGATGAACTGACGGTCGATGTTTCTATTGCCAGTTTGGTGGCTGCATTGAAAACCGTCGCTCCGGAACTGGTGGTCGAGACACCAGACGTACCGGAGAAAAAGGAGGCCGCAGAGCCCGACGATGGCGATGCAGACGCAGCGGCCAATTCAAAGGCAGGCTCGGCCGAAAGCTCAGAGCCGGTGGAATCGGTGTCTCTTGTGCTGCGGTCAGATGAAATTGCTCTCTTCAAAAAGACGGCCGACCGATTCAATCGCCCGGTTACTTACAAAGTTGAAGAAGCCTTCATGACCTATCTGAAGGTGAGCCTGGTCGCCGGCCTTGTCCTTGCCGCACCGTGGGTATTCTACCAAGCCTGGCTGTTTGTCGCCGCGGGCCTGTATCCTCACGAACGTAAGCACGTCTACATCTACCTTCCCATGAGCATCGGATTGTTCATGGCGGGGGCCGTGTTCTGCTTCTATTTTGTGTTTCCAATCGTGCTGGACTTCCTGATTCAATTCAACGAATGGATTGGTGTCGAGCTACAGCCTCGGCTGTCGGAATACATCAGTCTAGTGCTGATGCTGCCTGTGATGTTCGGGCTTAGCTTTCAATTGCCGCTGGTCATGTTGTTCCTCGATCGCATCGGCGTGATGACGGTGAAGGGATACCTGGAAAACTGGCGAATGGCAGTCCTCGTGATTGCGATCGTGTCAATGCTGATGACGCCGGCCGACCCCACCAGCATGCTGTTAATGATGTTCCCGCTCGTGTTTCTGTACTTTGGCGGAATTATGCTGTGCCGATTCCGTCCCGGAGCATCAACCGACCCATTGGCTTAACAGGCAGACCGGAGGCAGGTAACTCGCCAATTTGTTCCTGGTAACGCGAAATCCGGGCCCGAAAAATTGGATGAGTAGAAAATCGGTGAGCCGCCTGCTAGCTTTTGCCAACCTTTCAAAGAACGTTTACCCCCCCGCTTTTTCAGTGTCTGGTGATCATGACAGCTCAGGCGATTGCTGGCGTTAGTGCCTCTTCCGAATCGGTTGTAATGACGGAGTATCCGTCACTCGCAGCTGGTGGTATCGGGCAACTATTGGGCAGCATTTACGAATCAATTCCGCTGCCGCTGGGCCTTCCCAAGCTCTCGTACATCTTTGCGTTGGTCACGGCACCGCTCGGTCTGCTGCTGTACTTTCTGCAGAAGGCGTTCGGAGAACGGTATGTGCTGACGAATCGTGCCGTGCAGGTTTGGACGGCTCGAACAGGCCGCAAAGTGGCTGCGATAAATTTGGACGACTACGACCACATCGAACTGGATCAACGCCCCGGTCAGGTTTTTTACAATGCCGCCGATCTTCGCTTTGTCGGCCCTAACGGGGATACAAAGCTGCGTTTGAAAGGCGTCAAGGATGCGGGAGCGTTCAAGAACGCCATCGAGAGCATGCGGACCTCACGGAGCATGGTTCGAGATTCAATGGCTCGGATCGAGGGACGCGGCTAGAAGCGCCCGGCAATACAACAAGTCACCTCAAAAGCCCGGCTTTACCCAAAGCTGGGCTTTTTTCGTGTTAATGTTCGACCACTGGCGGTCCCTGTCGTCGCATGACCAAGCTGGAAAGTCGGCCGGACATGATTGCTTGGCTGTAAATTGTAAGGGCTGGAACGCTCGCCTTGCTGCGAGCGGCAAAGAAACTGGCGACTCAGATTTGAGCCAGTTGGCACAGCGCATTAAGAAACCCCTCACCGTGTCTGAAGTCACAGACACCGTCAGGGGTTTTCTTTTTGCGGCAGGAACGAACTGCCAATACTTCGGGGAGCCGGGCGAGTGTTTTGGCCCGCTGGATGAATCCGCAGAGCAAGTCACCACGTTGCGATGGATGGTTCTCGCCCGGCTTTCCCATATGCCGATACTTACGCCTGACCTTTGCCAGGGTTGTACTTCCCGGGCACATTGCCAACTGGCTTACCGTTGTTTGGATCGAGTGTGACGTAAGTCCACTCAACTTCAGTATAGCCAAGTGTAATGGACTCAGACGGCAGTGGATCGCCGCTGGCCATGCCCTGGAAGCTGTAGCTGGAGACGATGACGTTTTTCAACTTGTACTTCAGGTAAGGTTCCTGCTTGTTGCCGACGGTCGAACAGAAGTGAATTTCCACTTCATCGAAGAAGGTTCCGTTGGCACAGGATTCCTGCAGTTTCGTCGACGATTTGTCAAGCTCACGCATGACAGCGATGTCACCCAAAGTCGTTTCGCCTTTGGTTCGCTGGTGGTCTTTGGCACCTTCAGGAATTGAACGCATGATTGGTGAACTCATTGACTGAATGATGATCCAGTCCTTGTGTCCGCTGTCTGTTGCTTCGCCTTTGATGTCGCCAAGTTTAATGTACGCTGGCATCACTAAATCTCCTCAAATCGGCTTACTGAGAATGACAGAGCCAACGCCGCATGGTCTCTGCTTTCAGCCCCGCTCAGGGCCGTTCTAAACCCATTCTCGCGGATTCGCCGTGAGGGTTGCGTGGATTTGCAGAAAAACTGCACGACGCCCCAATTGCCCTTGCCACGCAAGGGAAATCGTGGGGCGAGGACAAGAGATTCCCGTGGTTGTAGAAGCTTCCGGGCTGATCACGAGCAGCCGGGAAAATCATGACCGCAAGTGTGCAGGTGATCAGTCTTCCGACGGCATGGGAGAATTTTTTATGCCTCGACGATCTGCCGAACTGCTGGCATCCTGCTGGCGCGCCAGCGTGCGAGTTTGGTAGTCGTCGTGCAGCAGCAGATTCAGCAGCGAATCGCCGAATTCTTCCCAGACAACCTCTTCGTCGGTCTCACGAGGGAATGCAAATGTGATCATCTGCTGCGATTCCTGTTCTGACAGATATCGCTCAAGTGTCCCCGGTCGGGATCCTTCCGGCAGCGAATAGAAATCAAAATCCAGCCAGTCGGCAACTTCCCGAGCAGTCGCGGCGGCACCCGCGCTGGCCGCCATCGCGCCTTTCGTGCCGGGAAACGTGCGGATGTGGATTACCCGTTGAGGCCTCGTCTTGTTCAGCAGTTCGCGCAGCAGCCGAATTTCGGGCTCTTCAGCAGACAGGGGCTTCGGAACAGCGCTTCGGTCCGTGAATTGCCGATTCAGGACCACTCCGTTGGCGTTTGTCCCCTTCTGCATCGCTTCGCCATCTGGGTTGGCGTTCCGAACGATGGTGGCTTCGATCCCGCCAAGAATGATTCCGTTTTGGTGGATGTGCTGTGCCAGCTTTTCCGTCAGGTCGATCGCGGCGGGATCGTGTCCGGACAGACTGCCGAGAATTAGCGTGCGGTAACCGCCCTGCCCGACGGAAATGGCCTGAACCGGGCGATCGCCAGCGCTTTTTCCAAGTTCCTCCCACGCAAACGGCTTTGGTGCCGACACGATGCCGCGAGTGAGATCGCTGCTGGCGATTCGTGGCGACTTAGCTTCACTTTGATCGAAGACCGGCATCGGAATGTCGGCCACCGAACGAGTGGTCACGTCAACGGTGGGCGTCGAATCGAACTTCGGAACGGAAGAACATCCGCTCAGCGTGAAGCTGATTAGCAGCAGCGTTAAATACAGCGTATGACGTAATGTCCTAACGCGGCGAATGTGAGTGAGGAACCACATCGCAAAACTCCAAATGCCTCCTGAAGTCATTCGCCGGTGGGCGAGTGACTTCGGAGGCGATATTAAGAACGAAAGACGATCCAACGTCGTTCGTTCAGGTTAGTCGTCAATTCCCAGGTGGTAACACAGTTGTTCAAACCGCTCCTGGAATTCGTCACTGGAAGAATGCACGTGCTCCGCTTCCGTGATGAATCGAATGTTTTCATCGCACTGGACGCCATTTTCAGATAACGCCCATTCATAGCCTTCGTTGTCGTGCCCGTAAACGAACAGAAGCTTGTGTTCGTCCAACTGCACTTCCATGGGCTTGCGAGGATTCAATACCGCGATGCCGCAACAGCCGTCATCAAGCAGCAGGTCTTCAAAGTCGTAGAGAATGCTTTGCAGCACCGGCATGTCGATTTGTTCGCGGTACAAATCGGTGTGCTCGCCGTTCGATTTGTCGTGACTGGTTTCCAGCACAACGTCCACCGATTCGCCTAGTGGATCGAGCAGCGAAAGAAAGGTGTCGAATAGTCGTTCGCGAGTTACAGACGACATGAGTACGGGGATGCGAGCTCCGGATTCCTGGTCGACATACCATTCATGACGGAAGCCGGTACGCGGCTTGACGTCAAGGTGATAAGCGGGTCTCACGGCGTCGGTTAGCGTAAAATCGCCGTACCGAGCGACACTCATGTGCTCTTCCAACTGAGCTTCTGTCAGGTTGCGAAAGCTGCTGACTCCCTGCGGAGTTTCGCTGTCGCGGTAGTTCGACTTGAGGAACTTTTTCAGAAATCCCATTGGGGCCTCACATCAGTCTCGTCTGGCTGCAGTGCCGCAGCCATTGTGGCGACGGCGAAAAAAGTGTGTTCTCGCTGGAAACCTAGCATGCGTTCGGGCGATAAAGAGGACGTTTTGCCTCCATCCGGCAATTCCTGCGTTTCCGTTTCGGCGCTGACACGAACGCGGCGTCCTGCGAAACTATTCGGGTGGTGCCGCGGGACCTGCAACCCGGACAATCCGCGCTCCCGGACAATCTGATTGCTGGCAGAGTCGCTTCAGCCGATGGATTGCCTGTAATCGCGCAGATCCCTGCCTCTACTTTCAGGTCGGACAAGTTGGAAAAAACACGCTCAAACCGCTTTCTGTTGCGATTCCACGGCCAATGCCGAGGGGCCTGGATTCGGCTGGTGTGCGCCGTCGCAATATTGTTGTCTGGCACGGTGGGATTTCTCCCCATCGCCGCAGGTGATGAGCCTGTGACAGACGGCGAGAGTGCTTCGGAGGCATGGTTTGTAATGAAGTTCGATGGCAAGCCTGTGGGGTTCGAACGCGTCAAATCGCATGTCCTGCCAGGCACGAATCCACCGCAGTTTTCTCGCGTTCGTCGCACGCGGCTGAAGCTGCAGCGTCTCGGACAGGATCTGACGGTCGAAGCGACACTGATCACAACAGAATCGCTGACCGGACATTTGCTGGAATTCAGCCTTCAAAGAACGGATGGTTCCGGGGCTCGAATCGAACGCAGCGGTCGCTTTCTGCCAGAAGAACGGGGTTACCAGGTGACCGATCGAGCCAGCGCATCGGTTCGCACGTTCGATCTGCAGACGGACGGCGTGGTTCAATCGCCGATCGTTTCTACATGGTTGCCCAGTCTGGTTGCTGAAGGCATAAAGCGAGTGACGCGGCCCGTGCTGTTTCCTGAATCAATGGCGGTCGCGGACGTCACCGCCGAAACCCGCCGCAGCCGACGAATTCACGACGACCAACGCCGTTCCATTGAAGTCACCCCGATCCACTTCTACCCGCAGCTCGACCCGCTTAAGTCGACGCAGTTCTTTGTTGACGCAAGCGGCGCCGTGGTGCGGCAGGAAAAACGAGTGCTCGGTGGCCTGCTGTCGATGGAACTCACAACGGCCGACCAGGCTCTCGCGGCGATTTCAGGCCAACCACTGGACCTGGATGTTCGGTCGCTGATTCCCATCGACCGATTGTTGTCCACCGGCGCGGAACGACAGCAACTTGTGATCGATCTGACGGTAAAAAGTGGCTTTCTGAACGATATTCCGGAGACAGCGTTTCAGAAGGTGAGCCGTGTTGATGCGTCAACTCTACGAGTCACTCTGACAACGCCCGAACTTCCGCCCATTCGCGCCAATACGTCGTTTCGTCAGGCGAAGCAGCAGGCGATTCCACCCACTCGCTGGATGCAGCTAGAGGATCCCATCCTGCAGCGTATGGCGGCGACGGGGTCAGGAGGAAAGACGTCAGATGGTGAAGTGTGCCAGCAATTGGAACGGTTTGTGCAATCGAAAATCAGGCACTCGGCGTTCTCCATCAATCTGCAGTCTGCCGCAGACGTGGCTCGCACATTACGCGGTGATTGTACGGAACACGCCGTATTGCTGGCTGCCCTGATGCGAGTCAACGGGATTCCATCGCGAGTGGTCGGAGGGCTGGTACACACCAACCGCCAATATGGATTCATGGGCCATGTCTGGGTTGAAGCATTGGTCGAAGGCCAGTGGATTCCGTTCGATTCTGCAACCAGCGCGCATAGTCATGGCACAACTCATTTAAAGCTGACTCATTCCAACTTAAACGATGAAACAACCGGAGCTATTTCGCTGTTCCTGCCTGTACTGGACTTAGCCGGACGAGCGGCCATCAAGGTCGTCTCGCAACAATAACATAGTGGCCCGTCGATTTGCCGGCCTGCCAACAAACGGCGGTCTTCGTGGTTCATTCCGAGTTGACAAGCTGCGTATAATCGATTTCACGCCATTCGTTCGTACCCGATGTTGGCCAACACTCATCTTTCGCTTGAGTTTCCGATCCCATGCCACTGCGAACTGACTCTCTTGAAGAACCGCAACTAAACCTTACGCCGATGATCGACATCGTGTTTTTGTTGATCATCTTCTTCATGGTGGGCACACGTTTCAGCGAAATCGAACAACAGTACGACATCGAACTTCCCACAGCTTCAGCCGTCGAACCCATGACCAGTCGCCCGGACGCCATGGTGCTGAACGTGGCTCGCAGTGGCGATGTCACCATCGACGGAAAGATCGTTCCGGCGGATCAGTTGCTGGCGCGGCTCGAAGCCGCTCGCAAAGCATACGCCGAACAGGCGGTGTTGATTCGAGGCGACGGTGAAGGCGTGTATCAGTCCATTGTCGATGTTATGGACGTGTGTCACAAAGCACAGATCCATCGCTTTTCACTCGCATTTCAGCCGCGAGTTCCCGGAGCCGCTCCATGACGGTTCTTCGGCAGTTGATCGCAAAACTCTGGCACGGCCAGCAGCTAAACGGCGACGACATTGTTGCATTAGTGCTGCTGCTTGCGATGGTCGCATCGTTGTCGCACTTGTTCACGATGTTGGTGACTCGTTGGGGAGACCGCCACATTCTGGTGAAGTCGCTGCTTGCGTCGTTGCTTGTGCATACGGTTTGCCTGTTGGGGCTTGAGGTTTTTGATCCGCTGGATCCGATGTCGCGAGTGACTGCGGCTGAAGAAATCCGGTCGCAACAAGTGGTGACTCAGATTCTTGCCGAAAGCGAAGACACCCTCGCACTGCGCGAATCCGGCAACACGCCGATTCCTGATAAACCGACGTCGCCCGATGTGGAACTTGCCCGCCTGCCCACTGACGCTCGTATCATGGAGCCGACTGACGTTCCGGATCGCGAAGCCGAAATGCTGGACAGCCTGCAGGCCGACGCGGAAGACGTGTCTCAATTTGAACAATCGACTGCACCGGAAGCCGCCATTCGGGTGGATGCCGGAGTTGAAGGCAAGCGGGTTGTCGCTGCCAACGACATGGCCGCCGACATCCAAACGATGCTGGAACAAAGTAAGTCCGACGTCTACACGCCAAGCACAGAACGCCGGACCACCAAACCGGGAGACATTCAGCCTGACGACCAACCGCAGGAACGCGACATGTCGTCCGGCAAAGTTCCTCAAATCGATACTGAAGTGGTGACCGAAGACGTGTCTATTGCGACCGCTACAAGTCCGCTTCCCGACGCGGTTTCGCTGCCGACCGACGAGACATCAGAGAACATTGAACGTCGCACGGCTCCGTTGTCTGGCGCTGATCCTCTGGAAGTGGCCGGATTGAATGTCGAACAACCCAACAAGCGGACCATGCCGGCTCGTTCTTTTGAGTCACGATTGCCGCGTCCGTCGCGAGCCATGATCAACGACGATCCGGGCGAACGTCCGGTGCGGCAAAGTTCGCTTTCGCCGCAAACGCCGATTCCGCTTTCGACCGACTATGACGAAGTACGCCGAGGTGAGACGTCTGTCCATGTGACGGATGCTTTGCAGTCGGCTGCCGCCATGGTAAATGCTGACGTCAACAGCCTGCGGCGAGACGATTCGCGTTCGGCCACGTACAAGTTGCGAAATGTGGAACAGCGCAAAGAAGCGGCCAGAAGATTTGGTGGTACGGCCGAATCCGAAGCTGCTGTGGAACTTAGTCTTCAATGGCTTAGCCGCATGCAGTCGCCGGACGGGCACTGGGACGCTCAAACGTTTGGTGCCGGGCAGGTTCGCGTCGACGAATTTGGCGTGCCACGCGATTATGCCGGACGCGACTCAGACACCGGCATCACGGCGCTGGTTACGCTCTCGTTCTTAGGCGCTGGCTACACTCATGAAAGCGGCAAGTATGCGTTAAACGTTGACCGCGCGATTCACTGGCTGATCTCTCAACAGGACAAGGACGGAAGTCTGGCCGGCGACGCTCGGTACTTCGCGAGAATGTATTGCCATGCCATGGCCACATATGCTCTGGCCGAAGCGCTTGGCATGCAGGATC
This DNA window, taken from Fuerstiella marisgermanici, encodes the following:
- a CDS encoding ExbD/TolR family protein, whose protein sequence is MPLRTDSLEEPQLNLTPMIDIVFLLIIFFMVGTRFSEIEQQYDIELPTASAVEPMTSRPDAMVLNVARSGDVTIDGKIVPADQLLARLEAARKAYAEQAVLIRGDGEGVYQSIVDVMDVCHKAQIHRFSLAFQPRVPGAAP
- a CDS encoding prenyltransferase/squalene oxidase repeat-containing protein; its protein translation is MTVLRQLIAKLWHGQQLNGDDIVALVLLLAMVASLSHLFTMLVTRWGDRHILVKSLLASLLVHTVCLLGLEVFDPLDPMSRVTAAEEIRSQQVVTQILAESEDTLALRESGNTPIPDKPTSPDVELARLPTDARIMEPTDVPDREAEMLDSLQADAEDVSQFEQSTAPEAAIRVDAGVEGKRVVAANDMAADIQTMLEQSKSDVYTPSTERRTTKPGDIQPDDQPQERDMSSGKVPQIDTEVVTEDVSIATATSPLPDAVSLPTDETSENIERRTAPLSGADPLEVAGLNVEQPNKRTMPARSFESRLPRPSRAMINDDPGERPVRQSSLSPQTPIPLSTDYDEVRRGETSVHVTDALQSAAAMVNADVNSLRRDDSRSATYKLRNVEQRKEAARRFGGTAESEAAVELSLQWLSRMQSPDGHWDAQTFGAGQVRVDEFGVPRDYAGRDSDTGITALVTLSFLGAGYTHESGKYALNVDRAIHWLISQQDKDGSLAGDARYFARMYCHAMATYALAEALGMQDRMLLDPIVNPSLVFAGPTVANGVSTSFLMQCGVAPFGIAALNGSAYGTYADATAYNLRKVDDVDLRAALLRAVTYTVSQQDPDSGGWRYKFGQEGDISMFGWQMMSLKSASIAGIQINPIVRQRMVDFLNSVRQGEHGGLFGYRRSVLINGKETEPISPVMTAEALFCQQMLGYPRDSATSQEAVQYMLQNMPQLSKLNMYYWYYGTLAMYQYGGQPWEEWNSVVRDTLISEQRRDGAYAGSWDPNGPWGKYGGRLYSTAISTLTLEVYYRLLPLYRMNDRRDDAVGSE
- the ilvE gene encoding branched-chain-amino-acid transaminase, which translates into the protein MSLQIYLAGKLVPQEQAVVSVFDHGLLYGDGVFEGIRVYGGKVFLEKEHIVRLYESAHSIRLQIPITPDEMIQAVRDTVAANNIVDGYVRLVVTRGAGTLGIDPARTSNPQVIIIADTISLYPKEFYDNGLKLVTASTIRNHSGALSPRIKSLNYLNNIMAKIEGADAGTVEALMLNHKGEVAECTGDNIFIVKGGVLKTPPPDAGILEGLTRNAVMKLARDAGIEVREAPMVRHDIFIADECFLTGTAAEVIAVVSLDGRTIGSGKPGPVTAKLLDLFRQRTRA
- a CDS encoding transglutaminase-like domain-containing protein — protein: MCAVAILLSGTVGFLPIAAGDEPVTDGESASEAWFVMKFDGKPVGFERVKSHVLPGTNPPQFSRVRRTRLKLQRLGQDLTVEATLITTESLTGHLLEFSLQRTDGSGARIERSGRFLPEERGYQVTDRASASVRTFDLQTDGVVQSPIVSTWLPSLVAEGIKRVTRPVLFPESMAVADVTAETRRSRRIHDDQRRSIEVTPIHFYPQLDPLKSTQFFVDASGAVVRQEKRVLGGLLSMELTTADQALAAISGQPLDLDVRSLIPIDRLLSTGAERQQLVIDLTVKSGFLNDIPETAFQKVSRVDASTLRVTLTTPELPPIRANTSFRQAKQQAIPPTRWMQLEDPILQRMAATGSGGKTSDGEVCQQLERFVQSKIRHSAFSINLQSAADVARTLRGDCTEHAVLLAALMRVNGIPSRVVGGLVHTNRQYGFMGHVWVEALVEGQWIPFDSATSAHSHGTTHLKLTHSNLNDETTGAISLFLPVLDLAGRAAIKVVSQQ
- a CDS encoding PH domain-containing protein; the encoded protein is MTAQAIAGVSASSESVVMTEYPSLAAGGIGQLLGSIYESIPLPLGLPKLSYIFALVTAPLGLLLYFLQKAFGERYVLTNRAVQVWTARTGRKVAAINLDDYDHIELDQRPGQVFYNAADLRFVGPNGDTKLRLKGVKDAGAFKNAIESMRTSRSMVRDSMARIEGRG
- a CDS encoding Hcp family type VI secretion system effector produces the protein MPAYIKLGDIKGEATDSGHKDWIIIQSMSSPIMRSIPEGAKDHQRTKGETTLGDIAVMRELDKSSTKLQESCANGTFFDEVEIHFCSTVGNKQEPYLKYKLKNVIVSSYSFQGMASGDPLPSESITLGYTEVEWTYVTLDPNNGKPVGNVPGKYNPGKGQA
- a CDS encoding murein peptide amidase A, whose amino-acid sequence is MWFLTHIRRVRTLRHTLYLTLLLISFTLSGCSSVPKFDSTPTVDVTTRSVADIPMPVFDQSEAKSPRIASSDLTRGIVSAPKPFAWEELGKSAGDRPVQAISVGQGGYRTLILGSLSGHDPAAIDLTEKLAQHIHQNGIILGGIEATIVRNANPDGEAMQKGTNANGVVLNRQFTDRSAVPKPLSAEEPEIRLLRELLNKTRPQRVIHIRTFPGTKGAMAASAGAAATAREVADWLDFDFYSLPEGSRPGTLERYLSEQESQQMITFAFPRETDEEVVWEEFGDSLLNLLLHDDYQTRTLARQQDASSSADRRGIKNSPMPSED
- the tatC gene encoding twin-arginine translocase subunit TatC; the protein is MPRNRDLFNDSTMTFGEHLEVLRVHVWRALIGLVIGVVAALFLGDKVIGILSQPIDEALRRNNQPEATDDIGGMDFSGFIKQMFSDEEKKPDKPPVMEEVPGDDELTVDVSIASLVAALKTVAPELVVETPDVPEKKEAAEPDDGDADAAANSKAGSAESSEPVESVSLVLRSDEIALFKKTADRFNRPVTYKVEEAFMTYLKVSLVAGLVLAAPWVFYQAWLFVAAGLYPHERKHVYIYLPMSIGLFMAGAVFCFYFVFPIVLDFLIQFNEWIGVELQPRLSEYISLVLMLPVMFGLSFQLPLVMLFLDRIGVMTVKGYLENWRMAVLVIAIVSMLMTPADPTSMLLMMFPLVFLYFGGIMLCRFRPGASTDPLA